The Garra rufa chromosome 18, GarRuf1.0, whole genome shotgun sequence genome window below encodes:
- the LOC141290639 gene encoding chemokine XC receptor 1-like, with translation MTDENTTDTNYYDLSCYEEVEKFRFLDIPQFFISVFVLSCICNILVLVFLALLKSLKSVTNIFILNLTLSNLLLIFELLLFVSLYIWGEIFGEVGLKAIIFLFYVGFYSSVLFLTLMTVQRYMAVVHPLSDWKKSRCFSVAPFIIWILSGTVALLITIDSKFITEFEYSVEWISAIVYFQNAFFFIAFLIMFFCYGRMFRTIRKSQTNKRHKTVRLTFFIALVFFISWAPYNIVKFLSWTFDQFIKCEESKRLYYAAYYAYRMMAFSQCCISPAILVFVHARFRNNRFEQIQGDFV, from the exons ATGACTGATGAGAATACAACGGACACGAACTACTACGACCTGTCGTGTTACGAAGAGGTGGAGAAATTTAGATTCCTTGATATTCCACAATTTTTTATATCAGTGTTTGTGTTGAGCTGCATCTGTAACATCCTTGTTCTGGTTTTCCTGGCGCTCCTCAAAAGCCTGAAATCCGTGACCAACATCTTCATCCTCAATTTAACTCTGTCAAATCTGCTGTTAATTTTTGAACTTCTGCTTTTCGTGT CCTTGTACATTTGGGGAGAGATATTTGGAGAAGTCGGCCTTAAAGCTATAATATTCCTGTTCTATGTTGGTTTTTACAGCAGCGTGTTGTTCTTGACTCTAATGACCGTTCAGCGTTACATGGCAGTGGTTCATCCTCTGTCTGATTGGAAGAAATCCAGATGCTTTTCAGTCGCTCCTTTTATTATTTGGATCCTGAGTGGAACGGTTGCACTCCTCATTACAATTGATTCCAAATTCATAACAGAATTTGAATACAGTGTTGAGTGGATATCTGCCATTGTTTATTTTCAAAATGCCTTTTTCTTTATTGCATTTCTGATCATGTTTTTTTGCTATGGCAGAATGTTTCGGACGATTAGAAAATCACAGACTAATAAGAGACACAAGACTGTTAGACTAACTTTTTTTATTGCACTGGTGTTTTTTATCAGTTGGGCTCCATATAACATTGTCAAATTCCTATCTTGGACCTTCGATCAATTCATAAAATGTGAAGAAAGCAAACGACTCTACTATGCTGCATATTATGCTTACCGGATGATGGCTTTCTCACAGTGTTGCATAAGCCCGGCGATTTTAGTTTTTGTACATGCGAGGTTCCGTAATAATCGTTTTGAACAAATCCAAGGAGACTTTGTTTAA
- the LOC141290638 gene encoding chemokine XC receptor 1-like, whose product MTDENTKDNDFYYNYNTEDYDDQLCRKEEVVKVGSIVIPIFFTVVVVLSCIGNILVLVILQLYKSLKCLTKVFILNLTVSDLLFTFGLPFWASYYIWGWTFGEVGCKAVKFLFYVGFYSSVLFLTLMTVQRYMAVVHPLSNWEKSRCFSVAPFIIWILSGTVALLSSLHSTVMIESDSQYCEYDSVEWKSGIAYFQNAFFFIAFVIMGYCYGTMLRTITKSQTNRHKTVRLTFFIILVFFIGWAPYNIVMFLKSLTFHPFIDCEVSKRIDYAYYACRMLAFTHCCINPAIVVLDAKFCNNLQEPMNNNVNNYHNI is encoded by the coding sequence ATGACTGATGAGAATACAAAAGACAATGACTTTTACTACAACTACAACACTGAAGACTATGACGACCAGTTGTGTCGCAAAGAGGAGGTGGTGAAAGTCGGATCCATTGTTATTCCAATTTTTTTCACAGTAGTGGTCGTGTTGAGCTGCATCGGCAACATCCTCGTTCTGGTGATCCTTCAACTCTACAAGAGCCTTAAATGCCTGACCAAAGTCTTCATCCTCAATTTAACTGTGTCAGATCTGCTGTTCACTTTTGGACTTCCATTTTGGGCCTCGTATTACATCTGGGGTTGGACATTTGGAGAGGTTGGCTGTAAAGCTGTGAAGTTTCTCTTCTACGTTGGCTTTTACAGCAGCGTGTTGTTCTTGACTTTAATGACCGTTCAGCGTTACATGGCAGTGGTTCATCCTCTGTCCAACTGGGAGAAATCAAGATGCTTTTCAGTCGCTCCTTTTATCATTTGGATCCTGAGTGGAACGGTTGCGCTGCTCAGTTCACTTCATAGTACAGTCATGATAGAATCTGACAGTCAATACTGTGAATATGACAGTGTTGAATGGAAATCTGGCATTGCCTATTTTCAAAATGCCTTTTTCTTCATTGCATTTGTAATCATGGGTTATTGCTATGGAACGATGCTTCGGACGATTACAAAATCACAGACTAACAGACACAAGACTGTTAGACTAACATTTTTTATCATATTAGTGTTTTTTATCGGCTGGGCTCCATATAACATTGTCATGTTCCTAAAATCTTTGACCTTCCATCCATTCATAGACTGTGAAGTAAGCAAAAGAATCGACTATGCATATTATGCTTGCCGAATGTTAGCTTTTACACACTGTTGCATCAACCCAGCGATTGTAGTTTTGGATGCAAAGTTCTGTAATAATTTACAAGAGCCTATGAACAATAATGTAAATAACTATCACAATATTTGA
- the LOC141291557 gene encoding chemokine XC receptor 1-like: MTEGYTDYPETEDQLCRKEDVVKVGSIVIPVFFALLVVFSCIGNLLVLLILVLYEKLRSLINILIFNLALSDLLFTFGLPFWALYFVWGWTFGEPGCRAVKFLFYVGFYSSVLFLTLMTVQRYMAVVHPLSDWDRCRCFSVAPFIIWLLSGTAALLVSLRSQVLEHEESLYCEFDSIQVKHVSVYFQNVFFLIAFCIMGFCYVRMFQTIAQTRTKRRNKTIKLIFCIGLAFFIGWAPYNIVMFLRILQDYGWSSFIDCNVSIRLDYAYYTCRLLAFSHCCLNPVLYVLIGERFRTHLKTMLKTLCSK, from the coding sequence ATGACTGAAGGGTATACAGATTATCCAGAAACAGAAGACCAACTATGTCGCAAAGAAGATGTGGTCAAAGTTGGATCCATTGTTATTCCAGTGTTCTTCGCTCTTCTGGTTGTGTTTAGTTGCATTGGTAACCTGCTGGTTCTGCTCATCCTGGTACTGTACGAGAAGCTGAGATCGCTGATCAACATCCTAATCTTCAATTTAGCTTTGTCAGATCTGCTGTTCACTTTTGGACTTCCATTTTGGGCTTTGTACTTCGTTTGGGGTTGGACGTTTGGAGAGCCTGGCTGTAGAGCTGTGAAGTTTCTCTTCTACGTTGGCTTTTACAGCAGCGTGTTGTTTTTGACTCTAATGACTGTTCAGCGTTACATGGCAGTGGTTCATCCTCTGTCCGACTGGGACAGATGCAGATGCTTTTCAGTTGCTCCTTTTATCATATGGCTCTTGAGTGGAACAGCtgcactgttagtctctcttcgtaGCCAAGTCTTAGAACACGAAGAGAGTCTTTACTGTGAATTTGACAGTATTCAGGTAAAACATGTCAGTGTTTATTTCCAAAATGTTTTCTTCTTGATTGCATTTTGCATCATGGGATTTTGTTACGTTAGAATGTTCCAGACAATCGCACAAACGCGAACAAAACGGCGAAACAAGACTATTAAGCTTATATTTTGCATCGGGCTGGCATTCTTCATCGGATGGGCTCCATACAACATTGTTATGTTCTTGAGAATTCTGCAGGATTATGGTTGGTCTTCATTCATAGACTGTAATGTATCCATTCGTCTTGATTATGCATATTACACTTGCCGGCTGTTGGCTTTTTCACATTGCTGCTTAAACCCAGTGCTTTATGTTCTGATCGGAGAAAGATTTCGGACACATTTGAAGACAATGTTAAAGACATTGTGTTCAAAATAA
- the map7b gene encoding ensconsin: protein MSSAGVVPLSFIKSTKEEEEARQKEETERLRLEREKHFQKEEAERMERKKRLEEIMKRTRRSDQKTTPQRNGDASQQSEQNSASSVSSSPSVTVSPPQASETSETVRSDSNGHTGPSFITPILPTSGHSVAGQLRENGAVTEAFEEVIEVPMGTKLSRQDGDGEEVENEEEENRKVPLLAFRENGSMHNVSGLEENPAQ, encoded by the exons atgtcatctgctggtgtggttCCATTGTCTTtcatcaagtccaca aaagaggaagaggaggctcGCCAGAAAGAAGAGACAGAGCGTTTACGTCTGGAAAGAGAGAAACACTTCCAGAAAGAGGAGGCTGAGAGGATGGAGAGGAAGAAG CGCCTTGAGGAAATTATGAAACGCACACGCCGATCTGATCAG aaaacCACACCACAGAGAAATGGCGATGCCAGCCAGCAGAGTGAACAGAATTCAG CAAGTTCAGTATCCAGCAGCCCTTCGGTGACTGTGTCACCCCCTCAGGCTTCGGAGACATCTGAGACGGTACGCAGTGACAGTAACGGACACACGGGACCCAGCTTCATTACACCTATACTGCCCACATCAGGTCACAG TGTGGCTGGCCAACTCAGAGAAAACGGCGCCGTCACAGAGGCCTTCGAGGAGGTCATAGAGGTTCCTATGGGGACCAAACTGTCCCGTCAAGATGGAGACGGAGAGGAGGTGGAAAATGAAGAGGAGGAGAATAGAAAGGTTCCCTTATTGGCTTTCAGAGAGAACGGCAGCATGCATAACGTCAGTGGACTAGAGGAAAACCCGGCGCAGTAG
- the LOC141290640 gene encoding chemokine XC receptor 1-like, with amino-acid sequence MTDENKTFDYSYNYEDEMCRREVEVKETSIPLLFISVVMLSCICNVLVLVILALYGNLRSLTNVFFLNLALSNLLFTFGLLFHAAYYWGWTFGEVGCKAVKFLFYVGFYSSVLFLTLMTVQRYMAVVHPLSDWEKSRCFSVATFIIWILSGMVALLGSLNSKVVIESDNIYCEYDSVEWKSAIAYFQNALFFIAFVIICYCYDRMLRTITKSRAKGHKTVRPTFFIVLVFFIGWSPYNIIMLLQSLAVHPFTACDVSIRLDYAAYYACRILAITHCYINTVVFLVFVEGHFHNSSRAVPRRFCVKIEVCD; translated from the coding sequence ATGACTGATGAGAATAAAACATTTGACTATAGCTATAATTATGAAGACGAGATGTGTCGCAGAGAGGTGGAGGTAAAAGAGACATCGATTCCACTCCTTTTCATATCAGTGGTCATGTTGAGCTGCATCTGTAACGTCCTCGTTCTGGTCATCCTTGCGCTCTATGGGAACCTCAGATCCCTGACCAATGTTTTTTTCCTCAATTTAGCTCTATCAAATCTGCTGTTCACTTTTGGACTTCTGTTTCATGCCGCATACTACTGGGGTTGGACATTTGGAGAAGTTGGCTGTAAAGCTGTGAAGTTTCTCTTCTATGTTGGCTTTTACAGCAGCGTGTTGTTCTTGACTTTAATGACTGTTCAGCGTTACATGGCAGTGGTTCATCCTCTGTCCGACTGGGAGAAATCAAGATGCTTTTCAGTCGCTACTTTTATCATTTGGATCCTGAGTGGAATGGTTGCACTGCTCGGTTCACTTAATAGCAAAGTCGTGATAGAATCTGACAACATATACTGTGAATATGACAGTGTTGAATGGAAATCTGCCATTGCTTATTTTCAAAATGCTCTGTTCTTCATTGCGTTTGTAATCATATGTTATTGCTATGACAGAATGCTTCGGACGATTACAAAATCACGCGCTAAGGGACACAAGACTGTTAGACCAACATTTTTTATTGTGCTGGTGTTTTTTATTGGATGGTctccatataacattatcatGCTCCTACAATCCTTGGCGGTTCATCCATTCACAGCCTGTGACGTAAGCATAAGACTCGATTATGCTGCATATTATGCATGCCGAATTTTAGCTATAACACACTGTTACATAAACACTGTTGTGTTTTTAGTTTTTGTAGAGGGACACTTCCATAATAGTTCACGAGCAGTTCCCAGAAGGTTTTGTGTCAAGATTGAAGTCTGTGATTAA
- the LOC141290831 gene encoding chemokine XC receptor 1-like, with the protein MTDENMTYDYNDNYEDEMCRKEEVVKVGSIVIPIFFTVVVVFSCIGNILVLVILALYESLRSLTNVFILNLAVSDLLFTFGLPFWASYYIWGWTFGEVGCKAVKFLFYVGFYSSVLFLTLMTVQRYMAVVHPLSDWERCRCLTFSPLIVWLLSGTVAMLGSLHSTVMTESDNQYCEYGSVEWKSGIAYFQNAFFFIAFLIMGYCYGRMLRTITNSRTNKRHKTVRLIFCIAIVFFIGWAPYNIVMFLKSLTFHPFTQCNVSIRLDYAYYACRMIAFSHCCLNPVFYVFVGVKFRNHLKMILEKVFKKKKKLNFNQATLAKNQSQGSMY; encoded by the coding sequence ATGACTGATGAGAATATGACATATGACTATAACGACAACTATGAAGATGAGATGTGTCGCAAAGAGGAGGTGGTGAAAGTCGGATCCATTGTTATTCCAATCTTTTTCACAGTAGTGGTCGTGTTTAGCTGCATCGGTAACATCCTCGTTCTGGTCATTCTTGCACTGTACGAGAGCCTCAGATCCCTGACCAACGTCTTCATCCTCAATTTAGCTGTGTCAGATCTGCTGTTCACTTTTGGACTTCCATTTTGGGCCTCATATTACATCTGGGGTTGGACATTTGGAGAGGTTGGCTGTAAAGCTGTGAAGTTTCTCTTCTATGTTGGCTTTTACAGCAGCGTGTTGTTCTTGACTCTAATGACCGTTCAGCGTTACATGGCAGTGGTTCATCCTCTGTCCGACTGGGAGAGATGCAGATGCCTTACTTTCTCTCCTTTAATCGTTTGGCTGCTGAGTGGAACGGTTGCAATGCTCGGTTCACTTCATAGTACAGTCATGACGGAATCTGACAATCAATACTGTGAATATGGCAGTGTTGAATGGAAATCTGGCATTGCCTATTTTCAAAATGCCTTTTTCTTCATTGCGTTTCTAATCATGGGCTATTGCTATGGCAGAATGCTTCGGACGATTACAAACTCAAGGACTAATAAGAGACACAAGACTGTTCGGCTAATATTCTGCATCGCAATTGTGTTTTTTATCGGTTGGGCTCCATATAACATTGTCATGTTCCTAAAGTCTTTGaccttccatccattcacacaATGTAATGTAAGCATACGTCTTGACTATGCGTATTACGCTTGTCGAATGATAGCTTTCTCACACTGCTGCTTGAACCctgtgttttatgtttttgttggTGTAAAGTTTAGGAATCATCTGAAAATGATTCTGGAGaaggtctttaaaaaaaaaaaaaaactcaatttcaATCAAGCCACATTGGCAAAAAATCAGTCGCAGGGTTCAATGTACTAA